A region from the Selenomonadales bacterium genome encodes:
- the pckA gene encoding phosphoenolpyruvate carboxykinase (ATP), with the protein MENNSLAYLGITGLAALHYNLTVPELVEHALKRGEGMLTATGALAVYTGKYTGRSPNDRFIVDDAAVRAEIDWGKVNKPFCPRRFDALYDKVTSHFVGKAAFVCDGFVGAAGDSRLCVRVVNSLSYHNLFAKQIFRRPSEHELADFKPEFTVISAPEFKANPSEDGTNSEAFVIISFARRVILVGGTEYAGEIKKSAFSVMNYLLPKRGILPMHCAANQGVYGDVALFFGLSGTGKTTLSADPDRTLIGDDEHGWCDAGVFNFEGGCYAKTIKLSPEHEPQIYNALRFGALLENVVVADDTRLPNYDSQAITENTRACYPVEFIPNASRSGVGGIPENIIFLTADAFGVMPPIAKLTPAQAMYHFVSGYTSKLAGTERGVTEPEATFSACFGDPFLPLPVGVYAELLGKRIAESKARVYLVNTGWVGGPYGVGRRISIAYTRAIITAVLNGDLERCSYREDPLFHGFVPEDVPGIPKELMRPRDAWADKAAYDRTAQNLAQRFADNFTAKTGQPSN; encoded by the coding sequence ATGGAGAATAACTCGCTCGCCTATTTGGGGATTACGGGTTTAGCCGCACTGCACTACAACCTGACCGTGCCGGAGCTGGTGGAGCATGCACTAAAACGCGGCGAAGGCATGCTGACCGCCACAGGCGCACTGGCTGTTTACACCGGCAAGTATACCGGCCGCTCCCCTAACGACAGGTTTATCGTCGACGATGCGGCTGTTCGCGCCGAAATTGACTGGGGCAAAGTGAATAAGCCGTTCTGTCCGAGACGCTTTGACGCTTTGTACGACAAAGTGACGTCTCACTTTGTGGGCAAGGCGGCTTTTGTCTGCGATGGGTTTGTCGGAGCGGCAGGCGACTCGCGCCTATGCGTTAGGGTGGTTAACTCACTGAGCTACCACAACTTGTTTGCCAAGCAGATCTTCCGTCGCCCGAGTGAGCATGAACTGGCAGACTTCAAACCTGAGTTCACTGTTATCTCCGCGCCCGAGTTTAAGGCTAACCCTAGTGAGGACGGCACCAACTCGGAGGCTTTTGTTATCATTAGTTTTGCGCGGCGCGTAATTCTAGTCGGCGGCACCGAGTACGCCGGTGAAATTAAGAAATCCGCATTCTCCGTGATGAACTACCTGTTGCCTAAGCGTGGCATTCTCCCAATGCACTGTGCGGCCAATCAAGGCGTGTATGGCGACGTAGCCCTCTTTTTTGGCTTGTCCGGCACGGGCAAAACCACGCTCTCCGCTGATCCGGACCGCACTTTGATTGGTGACGATGAACACGGCTGGTGCGATGCCGGTGTGTTCAACTTTGAAGGTGGCTGTTATGCCAAGACGATCAAACTATCGCCCGAACACGAACCGCAGATCTATAACGCGCTCAGGTTCGGCGCCCTGTTAGAGAACGTAGTTGTTGCGGACGACACTCGCCTGCCAAACTATGATAGTCAGGCCATAACCGAAAACACGCGCGCCTGCTACCCGGTGGAGTTTATTCCTAACGCCTCGCGTTCCGGTGTGGGTGGCATTCCCGAAAACATTATCTTCCTTACGGCGGACGCCTTTGGCGTCATGCCTCCCATAGCCAAACTCACACCCGCACAAGCCATGTATCACTTTGTTTCCGGCTACACGAGTAAGCTGGCCGGTACCGAGCGCGGCGTAACAGAGCCGGAGGCCACTTTCTCCGCCTGCTTTGGCGACCCATTCTTGCCTTTGCCTGTTGGCGTTTATGCTGAGCTTTTGGGCAAACGCATCGCCGAAAGTAAAGCGCGAGTATACCTCGTTAACACCGGTTGGGTGGGTGGGCCATATGGCGTGGGCAGGCGCATCTCTATCGCCTACACGCGGGCGATCATCACTGCGGTGCTAAACGGCGACCTAGAGAGGTGCAGCTACAGGGAAGACCCACTGTTCCACGGGTTTGTGCCGGAGGATGTTCCCGGCATCCCAAAAGAACTTATGCGCCCACGTGATGCGTGGGCCGACAAAGCTGCCTACGACCGCACCGCACAAAACCTAGCTCAGCGTTTCGCCGATAACTTCACAGCCAAGACGGGCCAACCATCTAATTGA
- a CDS encoding polysaccharide deacetylase family protein: MKRIHKVLVIAGCLALAVLAYGFSAEPQGIPILIYHEVGPVWGGDAQMFVEPSVFRAQMQYLQENGFTTISLQDLYNHFSRGYSLPPRPVVITFDDGYAGVYRHAWPIMREYGFRGTLFVTDYIDDYLYMTKEQVASLVEDGFELGNHSRSHRDLRAKDDHELVHEVAHFNEELETTFGVEVIAFCYPMGFYDERVVKAVEQAGLRIAVTVRQGRAAPAQGLLTLHRIPIFRHDCVRSFARKIGGRP, translated from the coding sequence TTGAAACGTATCCATAAAGTGCTTGTGATAGCAGGCTGCCTTGCGTTAGCGGTTCTTGCGTACGGGTTTAGCGCGGAGCCCCAAGGCATACCGATACTAATCTATCACGAGGTAGGCCCCGTCTGGGGTGGAGACGCACAGATGTTTGTGGAGCCTTCCGTGTTTAGAGCGCAGATGCAGTACCTGCAGGAGAATGGCTTCACCACGATTTCACTACAAGACCTGTACAATCATTTTTCGCGCGGCTACTCCTTGCCGCCGCGCCCCGTAGTCATAACTTTTGATGACGGATACGCGGGCGTCTACCGGCACGCTTGGCCCATCATGCGTGAGTACGGCTTCAGGGGGACGCTGTTCGTGACAGACTACATAGATGATTACCTCTACATGACCAAGGAGCAGGTGGCCTCCCTAGTTGAGGATGGGTTTGAACTAGGGAATCATAGCCGCTCCCACAGAGACTTGCGCGCTAAAGATGACCACGAGCTAGTACACGAGGTCGCACATTTCAATGAAGAGCTCGAAACTACGTTCGGCGTGGAGGTCATCGCTTTCTGTTACCCCATGGGCTTCTACGATGAACGTGTGGTGAAGGCTGTAGAGCAAGCGGGATTGCGCATTGCCGTCACGGTGAGACAGGGGAGAGCCGCTCCAGCGCAAGGCCTGCTAACCCTGCATCGCATACCGATTTTTAGGCACGATTGCGTGCGAAGCTTCGCCCGCAAAATCGGCGGAAGACCGTAA
- a CDS encoding type II toxin-antitoxin system HicB family antitoxin: MRSFTAVIEKCSDTGLYVGYVPGFAGAHSQADTLEELNKNLREVIEMLLEDGGKRSPHDCTISPGERCFTYLTSSNS; the protein is encoded by the coding sequence ATGAGGTCTTTCACCGCAGTAATAGAGAAGTGCTCCGACACGGGCCTTTATGTGGGCTACGTTCCAGGGTTTGCAGGCGCACACTCACAAGCCGATACGCTTGAGGAGTTAAACAAGAACCTTAGAGAAGTAATTGAAATGCTACTGGAAGACGGGGGAAAACGGTCGCCGCACGACTGTACCATTTCACCCGGGGAGAGATGTTTCACCTATCTTACTTCGTCAAATAGCTAA
- a CDS encoding PD40 domain-containing protein, whose amino-acid sequence MYIYTAQEGDTLASIAEQFRSSVDLIRAANPQLAEPLEVGRHLLVPAVGPIRVRVQPGDSLWVFAERYDLPVEVIAAANSLSPPYTIFPGQALVIPALLPRAQGSLVWLSTRRGRPDLFVRSPGDPRARRITFRLALESSVPRWSPDGRLVAFLGRGNALWTTDVQTLRSDRLIENLQIYTDFDWSPDSTTIAFSRREVVPFIITINVHTGHTNFITEGTWPNYLPDGKRIVFVRTENGQSQLYAINIDGTDKRQITHLTEPGEIHSLVVSPDGTKGAYAFPAVSAAGVYIVDLATGAVTKTPPGPLGHDFNPAWSPDSQHLAYNASTDAGPMGLRGIVRVVNREGAEEHDLTDTACFAGRLVFSPDSRSIAYSNCLAIAPQLTVVSPHTRPIQITARGSNENPDWGG is encoded by the coding sequence TTGTACATTTATACCGCACAAGAGGGCGATACGCTAGCCTCTATCGCCGAGCAGTTTCGGTCCTCTGTCGATCTAATCCGGGCAGCTAACCCGCAGTTGGCGGAGCCGCTAGAGGTTGGCCGGCATTTGCTGGTGCCGGCAGTTGGGCCGATTCGGGTGCGCGTGCAGCCGGGAGACAGCCTTTGGGTTTTTGCCGAGCGTTATGACTTACCAGTAGAGGTCATAGCCGCGGCCAACAGCTTGAGCCCGCCCTACACCATTTTCCCAGGGCAGGCGCTCGTCATTCCCGCGCTATTGCCTAGAGCGCAAGGCTCGCTCGTTTGGCTTTCGACACGCAGGGGTCGACCGGACCTCTTTGTGCGAAGCCCCGGGGATCCCCGCGCGCGGCGCATCACGTTCAGATTGGCGCTTGAATCCTCCGTCCCGCGCTGGTCGCCTGACGGCCGCTTGGTGGCCTTCCTAGGCCGAGGCAACGCTTTGTGGACTACGGACGTGCAGACGCTTAGGTCTGATCGCCTGATCGAAAACCTGCAGATCTACACGGACTTCGACTGGTCGCCGGACAGCACCACCATTGCCTTTAGTCGCCGGGAGGTTGTGCCCTTTATTATTACGATTAACGTCCACACGGGGCACACGAACTTTATTACCGAAGGCACTTGGCCAAATTACCTGCCAGACGGCAAGCGCATTGTCTTCGTGCGCACCGAGAACGGTCAAAGCCAGCTCTACGCCATAAACATTGACGGTACCGACAAGCGACAAATAACGCATCTCACGGAGCCTGGCGAGATTCACTCTTTGGTGGTTTCTCCCGATGGCACGAAGGGCGCGTACGCCTTTCCGGCGGTAAGTGCAGCGGGGGTATACATCGTGGATCTCGCTACGGGTGCAGTAACCAAGACGCCACCCGGTCCGCTCGGCCATGACTTTAATCCAGCTTGGTCGCCAGACAGTCAGCATCTTGCCTATAACGCCTCTACTGATGCCGGGCCGATGGGGCTGCGCGGTATCGTGCGCGTGGTGAATCGTGAGGGCGCAGAAGAGCACGACCTCACCGACACCGCTTGTTTTGCCGGGCGGCTGGTGTTTAGCCCGGACTCACGCAGCATTGCCTACAGCAACTGCCTAGCTATCGCGCCTCAGCTCACCGTCGTCAGTCCACACACGCGGCCAATCCAAATCACCGCGCGCGGCAGCAACGAGAACCCTGATTGGGGAGGCTAG
- the addB gene encoding helicase-exonuclease AddAB subunit AddB, translating to MSLRLILGRAGSGKSAFIENEIAAEVAADPLGAPLWVLVPEQATFQVERALCDKLGGLMRVRVVSFQRLAHIVMNEVAGAALTPIGDLGRLMLMRKVIEENKSSLRLFGRAARGPMFAGKVVELVSELKRYRITPEALSVALSLNLPAALSNKLHDLHLLYSALTEKYGQVSLDSDDRLAWLADHVSSFAPLRGARLYIDGFTSFTPQEASVLRHLFRFMQASLALTLHPSLLDASLDQSHPFFSPWETARQCRQLALRQGAQVTVQPLYPPEVQGDVTPLAYLEANYFDITAKPWEGAAPEISFTAAETRRAEVEFVAREIIALCREQKLRYRDISVAARDLSLYEPLLTEVFSVYDIPFFLDQKRAVPHHPLFDLLTSALEAALLGFPYEPTLRCLKTDLWPLARDVVDRLDNFALAIGARGACWTGEADWHSLQHVSEESLAELNSARREVAAHFAPLADKLKNGTQVRHYAEALISFLSALAVEDRLTQWALSLRSSGDIESARVHSQVWQAVDQLLAELVATLGQEQLPLEDFARVVESGLEGVRLGLIPPCLDQVLVLELGRSRSIATRASFLLGVNDGVLPARQGSPGLLTDEERALLHHSCAIVLGQSAQRQLFEEEFLAYVGLTRAAARLFLSYAQANEDGTALRPSSVMRRLQQLFPAVKLKFAGAEAPLAASEALNYLAHPVSAAGYLAAELRKMRLGGEVSQVWSDVYNCLRADTRSHALVETLARGLRHRVSVQDLPRQLVRRLYGGVLRGSVSRLERFRACPFAHFACYGLRLRERPLYKLAAVDIGNFFHLALDRFVGHMQEKRLDWAEVTREDCRSISQGIVAGLVPQMGILASSARHKYLTERLQRVVERSARAMGEHAKRGKFRPVAVELAFGQDGASLPAVKITLQDGTEMELSGRIDRVDAATAEEKVYAMVVDYKSGANKLTPLEVYYGLKTQLLTYLDVVLRYAPQLFNQAARPAAAVYFRVQDPVLTLPGPLAPAEAEAESQRKFRLEGMVVADQTVVSLLDNTIADRSEIIPVKLSAKGELSGSGLWTEAQLESMLCHLRQSLAEAGEEIMAGRAAVAPFRLDKDTACTYCEFLPVCQFDTLHPDSQYRRLEKHDEATVWNLVCEKGGSGNV from the coding sequence ATGTCCTTGCGCCTTATCCTTGGCCGCGCCGGCAGCGGCAAGAGCGCCTTTATCGAGAACGAAATTGCGGCTGAGGTAGCAGCCGACCCATTGGGCGCGCCGCTTTGGGTCCTAGTGCCCGAGCAAGCGACCTTTCAGGTGGAAAGAGCGCTGTGCGATAAGCTAGGGGGCCTGATGCGCGTACGCGTCGTGAGCTTTCAGCGCCTGGCGCACATCGTCATGAACGAGGTGGCCGGCGCGGCGCTTACTCCGATTGGCGACCTTGGCAGACTAATGCTTATGCGCAAAGTCATAGAGGAGAACAAGAGCAGCTTGCGTCTGTTTGGGCGCGCCGCGCGTGGGCCCATGTTCGCCGGCAAAGTGGTGGAGCTTGTCTCCGAACTAAAGCGCTATCGCATTACGCCGGAGGCGCTATCCGTTGCCCTAAGCCTTAATCTTCCGGCGGCGCTAAGCAACAAGCTGCACGACCTGCACTTGTTGTACAGCGCCCTGACAGAAAAGTACGGCCAAGTGTCCCTCGACAGCGACGACCGCCTGGCCTGGCTAGCCGACCACGTCAGCAGTTTCGCACCTTTACGCGGAGCGCGGCTCTACATAGACGGATTTACCAGCTTTACACCGCAAGAGGCCAGTGTGCTCCGCCACTTGTTTCGCTTTATGCAGGCTTCGCTTGCCCTCACCTTACATCCTTCGCTCTTAGATGCCAGCCTTGACCAAAGCCACCCCTTCTTCTCGCCGTGGGAGACGGCGCGACAGTGTCGACAACTCGCTCTCCGCCAAGGTGCCCAGGTAACCGTGCAGCCGCTCTATCCGCCCGAAGTACAGGGCGATGTCACCCCGTTAGCTTACCTCGAAGCGAACTACTTCGACATTACAGCTAAACCGTGGGAGGGAGCGGCACCCGAAATATCCTTTACCGCGGCCGAGACGCGCCGGGCCGAGGTCGAGTTTGTGGCGCGCGAGATTATCGCCCTCTGCCGGGAGCAGAAGCTGCGCTACCGCGACATTTCCGTCGCCGCCCGCGACTTGTCGCTGTATGAGCCCTTACTCACCGAGGTGTTCTCAGTCTACGACATACCCTTCTTCCTAGACCAAAAGCGCGCCGTGCCGCACCACCCGCTGTTTGACCTGCTCACCTCAGCTTTAGAGGCCGCTCTCCTCGGCTTCCCCTATGAGCCGACCCTACGCTGTCTGAAGACCGACCTGTGGCCGCTCGCGCGCGATGTCGTGGACCGCCTCGACAACTTCGCCCTAGCGATTGGGGCCCGCGGCGCGTGTTGGACTGGCGAAGCCGACTGGCACAGCCTGCAACACGTAAGCGAGGAGAGCTTAGCAGAGCTCAATTCGGCTCGGCGCGAGGTGGCCGCGCATTTCGCACCACTAGCAGATAAGCTCAAGAACGGGACACAGGTGCGGCACTACGCCGAAGCTCTAATCTCCTTCTTAAGTGCCCTAGCGGTCGAAGATCGACTGACGCAGTGGGCGCTTTCACTGCGCTCTAGCGGCGACATAGAAAGCGCACGCGTGCACAGCCAGGTGTGGCAAGCGGTAGATCAGCTCCTAGCAGAACTCGTAGCCACACTCGGCCAAGAGCAGTTGCCGCTAGAAGATTTCGCGCGCGTGGTGGAGTCGGGCCTCGAGGGAGTTAGGCTCGGGCTTATCCCGCCTTGCCTCGACCAAGTGCTAGTTTTAGAGCTAGGCCGCTCCCGCAGCATCGCCACGCGCGCAAGCTTTCTTCTTGGCGTCAACGACGGCGTATTGCCGGCGCGGCAAGGCTCACCCGGCCTCCTTACCGACGAGGAGCGCGCCCTGCTGCACCACTCATGCGCGATTGTGCTCGGGCAGTCCGCCCAGCGCCAGCTCTTTGAAGAAGAGTTTCTCGCCTATGTCGGGCTTACGCGCGCCGCCGCAAGGCTCTTTCTCTCTTATGCGCAGGCCAACGAGGATGGGACGGCGCTCCGCCCTTCCTCGGTGATGCGCCGCCTACAGCAGCTCTTCCCCGCAGTGAAGCTAAAATTCGCCGGCGCGGAGGCACCGCTAGCCGCGAGCGAAGCGCTAAACTATCTGGCCCATCCGGTCAGTGCGGCAGGATATTTGGCCGCAGAACTACGCAAGATGCGCCTTGGCGGCGAAGTCTCGCAGGTGTGGTCAGACGTGTACAACTGCCTGCGAGCCGACACGCGCTCGCACGCACTCGTCGAGACATTAGCGCGCGGGTTGCGCCACCGCGTCAGCGTCCAGGATTTGCCGCGCCAGCTAGTAAGGCGCCTTTACGGCGGGGTGTTGCGCGGCAGTGTATCGCGGCTGGAAAGGTTTAGGGCCTGTCCCTTTGCCCACTTCGCCTGCTATGGCTTGCGGCTACGCGAGAGGCCGCTGTATAAGCTTGCCGCCGTCGACATCGGCAACTTCTTTCACCTCGCGCTTGACCGCTTTGTCGGGCACATGCAGGAAAAACGCCTCGACTGGGCAGAAGTTACCCGCGAGGATTGCCGCAGTATATCCCAGGGAATCGTGGCGGGATTGGTCCCGCAAATGGGCATTCTCGCTAGCAGCGCTAGGCACAAGTATCTTACAGAGCGGCTGCAGCGCGTCGTGGAGCGCTCGGCGCGCGCAATGGGCGAGCACGCTAAGCGGGGCAAGTTCCGCCCCGTGGCCGTGGAGCTAGCTTTCGGGCAAGACGGCGCAAGTCTGCCGGCAGTCAAAATTACGCTGCAAGACGGCACAGAAATGGAGCTATCCGGACGCATCGACCGAGTAGATGCAGCTACCGCGGAAGAGAAAGTCTATGCGATGGTGGTGGACTACAAGTCCGGCGCCAACAAATTGACACCGCTTGAAGTCTATTATGGGCTGAAGACACAGCTGTTGACGTACCTTGACGTCGTGCTTCGCTACGCCCCGCAGTTGTTTAACCAAGCGGCACGCCCGGCTGCGGCCGTCTACTTTCGCGTGCAAGACCCGGTGTTAACCCTGCCGGGCCCGCTCGCGCCGGCAGAGGCCGAAGCGGAGAGCCAACGCAAATTTCGCTTAGAGGGCATGGTAGTAGCGGACCAAACCGTCGTCAGTTTGTTAGACAATACCATAGCCGACCGTTCCGAGATAATCCCGGTAAAGTTGTCGGCTAAAGGTGAACTGAGCGGCAGCGGCTTGTGGACGGAAGCACAGCTAGAAAGCATGCTCTGTCACCTTAGGCAAAGCCTCGCGGAAGCGGGGGAGGAGATTATGGCGGGTAGGGCAGCCGTCGCCCCTTTTCGCTTGGACAAAGACACTGCCTGCACCTACTGCGAGTTCTTGCCTGTCTGCCAGTTTGACACGCTACATCCCGACAGCCAATATCGCCGCTTAGAGAAGCACGACGAAGCGACGGTGTGGAACTTAGTGTGCGAGAAAGGGGGTAGCGGCAATGTCTAA
- the addA gene encoding helicase-exonuclease AddAB subunit AddA produces the protein MSNWTLAQRAAIDLRGCNLLLSAGAGAGKTAVLVERIIRRILDQNNPVDVDRLLVVTFTNAAAAEMRERVAGALQQELAKQPDNDRLRRQITLLGRATITTLHSFCLEILRQKFYLVGLDPAFRVADATECALMQVDVLETLLEESYTTLDSAFVALVEGFGGRNSDEGLQKIIFELADFALSQPKPEQWLKDASAAVAVNDMADVLQKPWFDGVLRQVRGKLAVARDHLESALAIAEVGPTHYCAVISSELAALESLIAADFTTWNNMREGILNMAFGRLPSKRGYDAPDKDACQNARNAAKEAIKDLAGGYLAPSEDEVVASLKLAEPQVAMLTELALDFLARYRAAKQAKGIVDFSDLEHLALAILTDASEDSGAAGELRARFVEVLVDEYQDINAVQETILRAVAAENNMVMVGDVKQSIYRFRLADPNLFRAKEREFATPARGQCLYLADNFRSRPAVIAAINFIFRQLMSASSIGEVDYDARAALVAGAKYPAGENLAPTEVAVCLLERKESDTALADLDANTREARVVAQEIARLVEGACVSVWDNSAQAYRPVRYRDIVVLQRATAGRADVFVDVFAEHNIPSYTDAVGGYFRATEVHVCRSLLKLIDNPRQDIPLAAVLRSPLVGLDASELAEIRLAQSGSYWDAVVASAPHHAKLQLFLTRLENWRDMARRGGLPELIGQIYRETGYYLYVGTLPGGRQRQANLRALLDRAHQFETTAYKGLFRFLRFIERLEEQEGDLGKPNTCGENDDVVRIMSVHKSKGLEFPVVFVAGLGNKFNLRDLSGQVLVHKETGIGPKVVDVEARSVYPTLVHRYLSDVLRRESLSEELRVLYVALTRAREMLYLVGAINKRDEKIAEWRQFGQSGPRLVAAHLMEGAGNYWDWLGPAVFSHAPEVAFARLSETAPLVLASSQVDTPSAFLAAVTQLGELPDGPYSAEVARRLGYRYPHTESTRVAVKTSVSELKRRRLAEEQEEEAHTAPAVAAFRRSRQQLVQEPGALTAAEIGTAMHMLLQHVDLSAELTEDYFVALKATMVAKHLLTPREAESFSHLPIAAFFAGDLGRRLLASPRVWRELPFSWRVPAQEVHPNVRDEFVYVQGVIDCLFSEGDALILVDYKSDRVTEDTAQAAGERYRPQIELYARAVESLFKRPVAERYIYFFALGRGMQV, from the coding sequence ATGTCTAACTGGACCTTAGCACAGCGCGCAGCCATCGACCTGCGCGGGTGCAATCTCCTGTTGTCGGCGGGTGCCGGTGCCGGCAAAACAGCCGTGCTGGTAGAGCGCATTATCCGGCGCATTCTCGACCAAAACAACCCGGTTGATGTCGACCGGCTACTGGTTGTTACGTTCACAAACGCCGCAGCAGCCGAAATGCGCGAGCGCGTGGCAGGTGCGCTGCAGCAGGAACTAGCCAAACAACCCGACAACGACCGCCTGCGGCGGCAAATCACGCTGTTAGGTAGAGCAACGATAACTACATTGCATTCGTTTTGCCTGGAAATTCTCAGGCAAAAGTTTTATCTCGTAGGGCTTGACCCGGCCTTTCGCGTCGCCGACGCCACGGAGTGCGCACTAATGCAGGTTGACGTCTTGGAAACGTTACTCGAAGAAAGCTATACGACGCTTGACAGCGCTTTTGTCGCTTTGGTCGAGGGGTTTGGCGGCCGTAACAGCGACGAGGGCCTACAGAAAATAATCTTTGAACTTGCCGACTTTGCCCTCAGCCAACCTAAGCCGGAGCAGTGGCTAAAGGACGCTAGTGCCGCCGTGGCCGTTAATGATATGGCCGACGTCCTGCAGAAGCCCTGGTTTGACGGTGTGCTGCGGCAAGTGCGCGGCAAACTCGCCGTTGCCCGCGACCACCTCGAAAGTGCCCTCGCCATTGCCGAGGTCGGCCCGACGCACTACTGCGCAGTAATTAGCTCTGAACTAGCCGCCTTGGAAAGTCTAATTGCAGCCGACTTCACCACTTGGAATAACATGCGTGAAGGCATCCTGAATATGGCTTTTGGGCGGTTGCCATCGAAGCGCGGTTACGACGCGCCTGACAAAGATGCTTGCCAAAACGCGCGTAACGCTGCCAAAGAGGCCATTAAGGACTTAGCCGGGGGCTACCTCGCGCCGAGCGAGGACGAGGTCGTAGCCAGCCTAAAGCTAGCAGAGCCGCAGGTAGCCATGCTGACCGAGCTAGCGCTTGATTTTCTGGCACGTTACCGGGCGGCTAAGCAAGCTAAGGGCATCGTCGACTTTAGCGACCTTGAGCACCTAGCCTTAGCCATTCTCACGGACGCCAGCGAGGACTCAGGTGCGGCGGGCGAGTTGCGAGCTCGCTTCGTCGAGGTGTTAGTAGACGAGTACCAAGACATTAACGCCGTGCAAGAGACAATTCTTCGTGCCGTGGCGGCCGAAAACAACATGGTTATGGTGGGGGACGTCAAACAAAGCATCTATCGCTTTCGCCTAGCCGACCCAAACCTGTTCCGCGCCAAGGAGCGCGAGTTTGCGACGCCTGCGCGGGGACAGTGCTTATACCTCGCCGACAATTTTCGCAGCCGTCCGGCCGTTATTGCCGCCATAAACTTCATCTTCAGGCAGCTGATGTCCGCGAGCTCGATTGGTGAAGTCGACTACGACGCGCGCGCAGCGTTAGTGGCGGGGGCCAAATATCCGGCGGGAGAAAACCTCGCCCCGACCGAAGTTGCCGTCTGTTTGCTCGAGCGCAAAGAGTCCGACACGGCACTAGCCGACCTTGACGCTAACACCCGCGAGGCGCGCGTCGTGGCACAGGAAATAGCTCGCCTCGTGGAAGGAGCGTGCGTCTCTGTCTGGGACAATAGCGCGCAGGCGTATCGCCCGGTGCGCTACCGCGACATAGTGGTGCTCCAGAGGGCTACCGCCGGCCGCGCCGACGTTTTTGTCGATGTCTTTGCCGAACACAATATCCCTTCCTATACCGATGCAGTGGGAGGGTATTTCCGCGCGACGGAGGTGCATGTCTGCCGCAGCCTGCTTAAGCTTATCGACAACCCGCGCCAAGACATACCCCTGGCGGCCGTATTGCGCTCGCCGCTTGTGGGGCTCGACGCAAGCGAATTAGCAGAGATTCGCCTAGCGCAGAGTGGGAGCTACTGGGATGCAGTCGTCGCCAGTGCGCCCCACCACGCCAAACTGCAGTTGTTCTTAACGAGGCTTGAGAATTGGCGCGATATGGCGCGGCGCGGCGGCCTGCCGGAGCTAATCGGGCAGATATACCGCGAAACGGGCTATTATCTCTATGTCGGCACCCTGCCGGGCGGCAGACAGCGCCAAGCGAACCTGCGGGCGTTACTCGACCGCGCGCACCAGTTTGAGACTACTGCCTACAAAGGCCTGTTCCGTTTCCTGCGGTTTATCGAGCGCTTGGAAGAACAAGAAGGCGACCTCGGCAAGCCCAATACTTGCGGCGAAAACGACGACGTCGTCCGGATTATGAGCGTGCATAAGAGCAAGGGACTTGAGTTCCCGGTAGTCTTTGTGGCGGGCTTGGGTAATAAGTTTAACTTGCGCGACCTCTCCGGGCAGGTGCTGGTACACAAAGAGACCGGTATCGGGCCTAAAGTCGTAGACGTAGAGGCGCGCTCTGTCTATCCGACGCTCGTGCACCGATACTTAAGCGACGTGCTGCGGCGCGAGAGCTTATCCGAGGAACTGCGAGTGCTCTATGTGGCACTTACCCGCGCGCGCGAAATGCTGTATTTAGTGGGCGCAATAAACAAGCGTGACGAAAAAATCGCAGAGTGGCGGCAGTTTGGCCAGAGCGGGCCTAGGCTAGTCGCTGCGCATCTTATGGAGGGTGCGGGCAACTACTGGGATTGGCTCGGGCCGGCCGTGTTCTCGCACGCCCCCGAGGTAGCTTTTGCCCGGCTGAGCGAGACGGCGCCGCTCGTTCTCGCCAGCAGCCAAGTAGACACGCCGTCGGCGTTCCTCGCTGCTGTGACGCAGTTGGGCGAACTGCCAGACGGTCCATACAGCGCCGAGGTTGCGCGCCGTTTAGGCTATCGCTATCCTCACACGGAGAGCACCCGCGTGGCCGTGAAGACCTCGGTATCCGAGCTTAAGCGCCGTCGCCTCGCGGAAGAGCAAGAAGAAGAAGCCCACACCGCACCTGCGGTCGCCGCGTTTCGCCGCAGCCGCCAGCAGCTCGTGCAGGAGCCAGGCGCGCTGACTGCCGCCGAAATCGGCACAGCCATGCATATGCTTTTGCAGCACGTCGACCTTAGCGCAGAGCTTACGGAGGACTACTTTGTAGCCCTAAAAGCCACTATGGTAGCCAAGCACCTGCTCACGCCAAGAGAAGCCGAAAGCTTCTCGCACCTGCCGATCGCCGCGTTTTTTGCCGGGGATTTGGGCCGAAGGCTCTTGGCGTCGCCGCGCGTCTGGCGCGAGCTTCCCTTTAGTTGGCGGGTCCCCGCGCAAGAAGTGCACCCTAACGTGCGCGACGAATTCGTCTACGTGCAGGGAGTAATTGACTGCCTATTTAGCGAAGGCGATGCTCTGATTCTGGTTGATTACAAGTCCGACCGCGTCACAGAGGACACAGCGCAAGCCGCAGGCGAGCGCTACCGCCCGCAAATTGAGCTCTACGCCCGCGCCGTCGAGTCTCTCTTCAAACGCCCAGTCGCCGAGCGGTACATCTACTTCTTTGCGCTGGGGCGGGGGATGCAGGTGTAG